The Terriglobus tenax genome contains a region encoding:
- the tsaE gene encoding tRNA (adenosine(37)-N6)-threonylcarbamoyltransferase complex ATPase subunit type 1 TsaE codes for MLVKRFKTRSVEGTLNLGPNMVEKLMPTPKLILLRGELGAGKTTLVKGIANALTGVDPEEVTSPTFTLVHEYQGTKAHLYHLDLYRLEKEEELAALGIEEMVSQPDALVLVEWGDKFQSVINMASGQIMMRANELDEREIFLEVL; via the coding sequence ATGCTCGTGAAGCGCTTCAAAACCCGTTCCGTCGAAGGCACCCTGAACCTTGGCCCCAACATGGTCGAAAAGCTGATGCCGACGCCGAAGCTTATTCTTCTGCGCGGGGAACTCGGCGCGGGCAAGACCACGCTGGTCAAAGGCATTGCCAACGCGCTGACCGGCGTGGACCCGGAAGAGGTTACCAGCCCCACCTTCACGCTGGTGCACGAGTACCAGGGGACGAAGGCCCACCTGTATCACCTTGACCTTTACCGCCTGGAGAAAGAAGAAGAACTCGCCGCACTGGGCATTGAAGAGATGGTCTCGCAACCAGACGCTCTGGTGCTGGTGGAATGGGGCGACAAGTTCCAGAGCGTGATCAACATGGCCAGCGGACAGATCATGATGCGTGCCAACGAACTGGACGAGCGCGAGATCTTTCTGGAAGTGCTGTAA
- a CDS encoding energy transducer TonB: MGRMGEQFRIRVRPFRLWLQTQQGRVAVSTAVHLLALFLVTNAWWIGAHRLRPAGTRQGVRPLMTYNPGKLSQTHEMKRPLRHRLPPRKVVEAPKTIEARVDPPGERGNEALGEGNVSLAYVQAFPAERPDLSDAGATADIYVDLQIDDTGHIIRVHARRGIGRQVDQMVVATVEQWVFHPAVKNGRPVSSEQELHFHFDRRRNPGGCGWECITLEAD; this comes from the coding sequence ATGGGCCGCATGGGAGAGCAGTTTCGCATCCGCGTACGTCCGTTCCGGCTGTGGCTGCAGACGCAGCAGGGCAGGGTCGCCGTGTCGACCGCGGTGCATCTGCTGGCGCTCTTCCTGGTGACGAATGCGTGGTGGATTGGTGCGCATCGTCTGCGCCCCGCGGGAACCAGGCAGGGCGTTCGTCCCCTGATGACCTACAACCCCGGTAAGCTTTCGCAGACACACGAGATGAAGCGTCCGCTGAGGCATCGGCTGCCGCCCAGGAAGGTTGTGGAGGCGCCAAAGACCATCGAGGCTCGGGTCGATCCGCCGGGAGAGCGTGGGAACGAGGCCCTGGGAGAGGGCAATGTCAGCCTTGCCTACGTGCAGGCGTTTCCGGCCGAGCGGCCTGACCTGTCCGATGCGGGGGCTACTGCCGATATCTACGTCGATCTGCAGATTGACGACACCGGCCACATCATTCGCGTGCACGCCCGCCGCGGCATTGGCCGCCAGGTGGACCAGATGGTAGTGGCCACGGTGGAGCAGTGGGTCTTTCATCCGGCGGTGAAGAACGGCAGGCCGGTGAGCAGCGAGCAGGAGCTGCACTTTCACTTCGACCGCCGCCGCAATCCCGGCGGATGCGGATGGGAATGCATCACGCTGGAAGCGGACTAG
- a CDS encoding penicillin-binding transpeptidase domain-containing protein: MIQGFKKYLPGLVAGSLLAVSTFAAVAADPTPASAKRSHSSKVQESPRGKAHLSGLQHSRRATKSAVAKEAPAKSSRSRAVAVKGKRGAAPKLAVKRTRSRYSERFTASSFADNLTLGDVTTGEDPVVRESLIQALGSMNGTALAIDPANGRILAMVNQKLALSRGAEPCSTIKLSVALAALSEGLIKHDTPVNLGGHYNVDLDYALAKSVNPYFEVLGRRMGFERVKHYANQFGLGELAGYQIEGEQLGIYPDEELPEKLGGVGRMCSFGESISMTPLQLGALVSSIANGGTLYYLQHPTTADGVANFQPKVKRTLDIGPLIPEMLPGMAGAVNARYGTARSLRANFTEFPVLGKTGTCSNNGTRFGWFASYADTPSGRMVTVFFLEGGRPTFGPKAAELTGLFYRAMADKSYFLQKTAPATTPVAADEPKQVAGDGPKQVAGGATGAAQ; encoded by the coding sequence ATGATTCAGGGCTTCAAGAAGTATTTGCCAGGGCTGGTTGCAGGCAGCCTGCTGGCCGTTTCCACCTTTGCCGCGGTCGCGGCAGATCCCACGCCTGCGAGTGCAAAGCGCTCCCACAGCAGCAAGGTGCAGGAGAGCCCGCGCGGTAAGGCACATCTGTCCGGTTTGCAACATAGCCGCCGCGCGACGAAGTCCGCTGTAGCCAAAGAAGCGCCTGCTAAATCTTCCAGATCCAGGGCGGTTGCCGTCAAAGGCAAGCGCGGAGCTGCTCCCAAGCTCGCCGTCAAGCGCACGCGCAGCCGCTACTCTGAACGGTTTACCGCGAGTTCCTTTGCCGATAACCTGACGCTGGGTGACGTGACCACCGGGGAAGATCCGGTCGTTCGCGAGTCGCTGATCCAGGCGCTGGGCAGCATGAACGGTACGGCGCTGGCGATTGACCCCGCCAATGGCCGCATCCTTGCCATGGTGAACCAGAAGCTGGCGCTCTCACGCGGAGCCGAGCCCTGCTCGACCATCAAGCTGAGCGTGGCCCTGGCGGCGCTGTCCGAGGGGCTGATCAAGCACGATACGCCGGTGAACCTGGGCGGCCATTACAACGTGGACCTGGACTATGCGCTGGCGAAGTCCGTGAACCCATACTTTGAAGTGCTGGGCCGCCGCATGGGCTTTGAGCGGGTGAAGCACTACGCCAACCAGTTTGGCCTGGGCGAGCTTGCCGGCTATCAGATTGAAGGCGAACAGCTTGGCATCTATCCCGACGAGGAACTGCCGGAGAAGCTGGGTGGCGTGGGCCGCATGTGCTCGTTTGGTGAGAGCATCTCGATGACCCCGCTGCAGCTTGGCGCTCTGGTCTCCTCCATTGCCAACGGTGGCACGCTTTACTACCTGCAGCATCCCACCACGGCGGATGGCGTCGCCAATTTTCAGCCGAAGGTGAAGCGCACTCTTGACATCGGTCCGCTGATTCCGGAGATGCTGCCGGGCATGGCCGGCGCGGTGAATGCCCGCTATGGCACGGCCCGCTCGCTGCGTGCGAACTTCACCGAGTTCCCGGTGCTGGGCAAGACAGGAACCTGTTCCAACAACGGGACACGCTTTGGCTGGTTCGCCAGCTATGCGGATACGCCCAGCGGACGCATGGTCACGGTTTTCTTCCTGGAAGGCGGTCGCCCAACCTTCGGGCCGAAGGCCGCCGAGCTGACCGGACTGTTCTATCGTGCGATGGCCGACAAGAGCTACTTCCTGCAGAAGACGGCGCCGGCGACAACTCCGGTTGCCGCTGACGAGCCGAAACAGGTAGCAGGGGATGGACCCAAGCAGGTTGCCGGCGGCGCAACGGGAGCGGCCCAGTAA
- the ftsZ gene encoding cell division protein FtsZ: protein MSYMPEDPIRIHYNDETRTGAKIKVIGVGGGGNNAVNRMIAARVEGVEFIAANTDAQALEGSLAPVKLQLGVKLTAGLGAGANPDVGRRAALEDSDKIIEALEGADMVFVTAGLGGGTGTGAAPVIASLASEMGALTVAVVTRPFGFEGKRRMTQAERGLQELLDAVDTVIVIPNEKLLAVAKDAGFFESFRIADDVLRQGVQGISDIITIPGIINRDFADVKTTMAGMGYAVMGTAVRSGQSRAVDAAMAAMASPLLEAGAIDGARGILINITGSSSIKLSEVNEASTIIQNAAHEDANIIFGAVLDETMGEDLKITVIATGFKQEMPQRRERMLNEALEPSTRYDARPPAMPRFASETPAAPKMEIPIAQRPEPSSSVFDDDFFRTGRERRDAGAMPQQPEEPAGEAVEEIAVSQPSAEPAMAEPVAQEPVNLFASAQQTAAPRQEQDELDIPAFLRRGGM, encoded by the coding sequence ATGTCTTATATGCCTGAAGACCCAATCCGCATCCACTACAACGACGAGACCCGCACGGGCGCCAAGATCAAGGTGATTGGTGTAGGCGGAGGCGGCAACAATGCGGTGAACCGCATGATTGCCGCCCGGGTAGAGGGTGTTGAGTTTATCGCCGCGAACACGGATGCGCAGGCCCTGGAAGGCTCGCTGGCACCGGTGAAGCTGCAACTGGGTGTGAAGCTGACGGCCGGGCTGGGTGCGGGTGCGAATCCTGATGTGGGTCGCCGCGCGGCCCTGGAAGACTCCGACAAGATTATTGAGGCGCTGGAAGGCGCGGACATGGTGTTTGTCACTGCTGGTCTTGGCGGTGGAACAGGAACCGGAGCTGCCCCGGTGATCGCCTCGCTGGCCAGCGAGATGGGCGCCCTGACGGTTGCCGTGGTCACGCGGCCTTTCGGCTTTGAAGGCAAGCGTCGCATGACGCAGGCCGAGCGTGGCCTGCAGGAGCTGCTGGATGCTGTCGACACGGTCATCGTGATTCCGAATGAAAAGCTGCTGGCCGTGGCCAAGGATGCGGGCTTCTTTGAGAGCTTCCGGATTGCCGATGATGTTCTGCGCCAGGGTGTCCAGGGCATCTCGGACATCATTACCATCCCCGGCATCATCAACCGCGACTTTGCCGACGTGAAGACGACGATGGCGGGCATGGGCTATGCCGTGATGGGAACGGCGGTCCGCAGCGGCCAGAGCCGTGCCGTGGATGCGGCCATGGCGGCCATGGCGTCGCCTCTGCTGGAGGCCGGCGCCATCGACGGAGCGCGCGGCATCCTGATCAACATCACGGGTTCCAGCTCCATCAAGCTGAGCGAGGTCAACGAGGCTTCGACGATCATCCAGAACGCGGCGCACGAGGACGCAAATATCATCTTCGGTGCTGTGCTGGACGAAACAATGGGCGAGGATCTGAAGATCACCGTTATCGCCACCGGCTTCAAGCAGGAGATGCCACAGCGGCGCGAGCGCATGCTGAATGAGGCCCTGGAGCCTTCCACGCGTTACGACGCACGTCCGCCGGCAATGCCGCGTTTCGCAAGCGAAACTCCCGCAGCGCCCAAGATGGAGATTCCCATCGCGCAGCGGCCGGAGCCCTCGTCTTCTGTGTTCGACGACGACTTTTTCCGTACCGGACGGGAGCGCCGTGACGCTGGCGCCATGCCGCAGCAGCCGGAGGAACCGGCCGGTGAGGCGGTGGAAGAGATTGCCGTATCGCAGCCCAGCGCGGAACCGGCGATGGCCGAGCCTGTCGCGCAGGAGCCGGTGAATCTGTTCGCTTCCGCACAGCAGACGGCAGCGCCCCGCCAGGAGCAGGACGAGCTGGATATTCCGGCGTTTCTGCGTCGCGGTGGCATGTAG
- the ftsA gene encoding cell division protein FtsA, with amino-acid sequence MKQPQENLITVLDAGNSKSCVLVGEVLDGVLRYRGHGIEISKGMRKGLIADLGPAADAINKAALAAERTAKAGIETAVVGVGGMHVRGVNSRGGISMGSRMREITREEVKAAVDRARSVALPADREILHLLPQEFILDDQPGIHDPVGMVGTKLEVNLHLSTCSGGVAQSVVTCANRAGLEVLDTVYEGIAAAEAVLSADERELGVCIADIGASTTEMVVYFEGAVAHTAVLPIGGDHFSNDLAVGLHVPVEEAEQLKQLWGNCVVTSVPQLNEIEIGGNLALSGGQPARIVRHRYLAEILEPRARELMQMLRDNLRQGGVLEALGAGLVFTGGSAKLTGLLDVAESMLRVPARVGYPVPLSRMPEELAQPEFAAAIGMLLYTHRTQVRRASEEMGLRAKLKAIFAGTM; translated from the coding sequence ATGAAGCAGCCCCAGGAAAACCTGATTACAGTGCTCGATGCCGGCAACTCAAAGAGTTGCGTCCTGGTGGGTGAGGTGCTGGACGGCGTGCTGCGCTATCGCGGCCATGGCATTGAAATCTCAAAGGGCATGCGCAAGGGGTTGATTGCCGACCTTGGGCCGGCGGCGGACGCCATCAACAAGGCCGCGCTGGCGGCAGAACGTACGGCCAAGGCCGGCATTGAGACGGCGGTTGTCGGTGTGGGCGGGATGCATGTTCGTGGCGTCAACAGCCGTGGCGGCATCAGCATGGGCAGCCGCATGCGCGAGATTACGCGCGAAGAGGTGAAGGCGGCCGTGGATCGGGCGCGCTCCGTCGCACTGCCTGCCGATCGCGAGATTCTGCACCTGTTGCCGCAGGAGTTCATCCTGGACGACCAGCCGGGCATTCACGATCCGGTGGGCATGGTGGGCACCAAGCTTGAGGTCAACCTGCATCTGTCCACCTGCTCCGGCGGTGTGGCGCAGTCGGTGGTTACCTGCGCGAACAGGGCGGGCCTGGAAGTTCTGGACACGGTCTACGAGGGCATTGCGGCCGCCGAGGCTGTGCTGAGCGCGGACGAGCGCGAGCTGGGTGTCTGCATTGCGGACATCGGCGCCAGTACGACGGAGATGGTGGTCTACTTCGAGGGCGCCGTGGCGCACACGGCGGTACTGCCCATCGGTGGCGACCACTTCAGCAATGATCTTGCCGTGGGTCTGCATGTGCCGGTGGAAGAGGCTGAGCAGTTGAAGCAGCTGTGGGGCAACTGTGTGGTGACCAGTGTTCCGCAGTTGAACGAGATTGAGATTGGCGGCAACCTGGCGCTAAGCGGCGGACAGCCCGCACGCATTGTGCGTCACCGTTATCTGGCGGAGATTCTGGAGCCACGCGCGCGGGAGCTGATGCAGATGCTGCGGGATAATCTGCGGCAGGGCGGCGTTCTGGAGGCACTGGGAGCAGGATTAGTCTTCACTGGCGGATCGGCCAAGCTGACTGGCCTGCTGGATGTGGCGGAGTCCATGCTGCGTGTGCCGGCGCGTGTCGGGTACCCGGTACCTTTGTCACGGATGCCGGAGGAGCTGGCGCAGCCGGAGTTTGCCGCGGCGATCGGGATGCTGCTCTATACGCATCGCACACAGGTGCGCCGTGCCAGTGAAGAGATGGGCCTGCGCGCCAAGCTGAAGGCCATCTTTGCGGGCACCATGTAG
- a CDS encoding cell division protein FtsQ/DivIB, whose protein sequence is MPEFLSKRALEHADPVPDSYPNQEVDRSRRRRRAEDEYAEDEAEFFRSSQRVRVRKGLLPQTRWGRIAAASGLVLGLAGLTGGFLLARNYLMKDERFRIASSASIEIAGNTHVTRPQMLSIFGEDVERNIFHVPLADRRQELESLPWVEHATVMRLLPNKLRVAVVERTPVAYLRQNDGIRLVDADGVILDLPADAAGDPRYSFPVVTGIAANDPAGTRAARMKLYQRFIAEIDGGGTKISDQLSEVDVHNPEDVKALIPDHSTEVLVHFGDDKFLDRYQKFQQHLPEWKQQYPKLASADMRYETQVVLEMAKDGGAAAPASTAVSTAGNAPAPAPAAPVAPAAAVAAPKPEPAVKPVVKAAVVPKTVARPKPTVATAAPVKDTSSGIPEDVASRLAGPAAAPRPAAVKPAAKPAAKWKMPIAKPGQVARPPKALLEKPAAAGVQP, encoded by the coding sequence ATGCCAGAATTTCTTTCAAAACGCGCTCTGGAACACGCTGATCCCGTACCGGATTCGTACCCCAACCAGGAGGTCGACCGCAGCCGGCGACGTCGTCGTGCCGAGGATGAGTACGCCGAGGACGAGGCTGAGTTCTTCCGTTCCAGCCAGCGTGTGCGCGTGCGCAAGGGACTGCTGCCGCAGACCCGGTGGGGTCGCATCGCCGCTGCGTCCGGACTGGTGCTTGGGCTGGCCGGGCTGACGGGTGGGTTCCTGCTTGCCCGCAACTACCTGATGAAGGATGAGCGTTTCCGCATCGCGAGTTCGGCCTCCATTGAGATTGCAGGCAATACGCACGTAACGCGGCCGCAGATGCTCAGCATTTTTGGCGAGGACGTGGAGCGGAACATCTTCCACGTGCCGCTGGCCGACCGTCGCCAGGAGCTGGAGAGCCTGCCCTGGGTGGAACATGCCACGGTCATGCGCCTGCTGCCAAACAAGCTGCGCGTCGCGGTGGTGGAGCGTACACCGGTGGCCTACCTGCGCCAGAATGACGGCATTCGCCTGGTGGATGCCGATGGCGTCATTCTTGATCTGCCTGCCGATGCCGCGGGCGATCCTCGTTATTCCTTCCCGGTAGTGACCGGCATTGCCGCCAACGACCCGGCGGGTACTCGTGCGGCGCGGATGAAGCTTTACCAGCGCTTTATCGCAGAGATTGATGGGGGCGGAACGAAGATCAGTGACCAGCTCAGCGAGGTGGATGTCCACAACCCCGAGGATGTGAAGGCGCTGATTCCGGATCACAGCACTGAGGTTTTGGTGCACTTCGGTGACGACAAGTTCCTGGACCGCTACCAGAAGTTCCAGCAGCATCTGCCGGAGTGGAAGCAACAGTATCCGAAGCTGGCCTCCGCGGATATGCGGTATGAGACACAGGTGGTGCTGGAGATGGCCAAGGATGGCGGAGCGGCCGCGCCTGCGTCGACGGCTGTCAGCACCGCGGGCAATGCGCCCGCTCCTGCACCTGCTGCGCCGGTTGCCCCTGCAGCGGCGGTAGCTGCGCCAAAGCCGGAGCCTGCTGTAAAGCCGGTGGTGAAGGCTGCGGTGGTTCCGAAAACGGTTGCCAGGCCAAAGCCGACGGTGGCGACCGCGGCTCCGGTCAAGGACACGAGCTCCGGTATCCCGGAGGATGTTGCCAGCCGCCTGGCCGGGCCTGCTGCGGCACCTAGACCGGCTGCGGTGAAGCCGGCTGCAAAGCCTGCGGCGAAGTGGAAGATGCCGATTGCGAAGCCGGGGCAGGTGGCGCGTCCTCCAAAGGCTCTGCTTGAGAAGCCTGCGGCAGCGGGGGTGCAACCATGA